The following proteins are encoded in a genomic region of Cryptomeria japonica chromosome 11, Sugi_1.0, whole genome shotgun sequence:
- the LOC131050282 gene encoding UDP-glycosyltransferase 85A1 isoform X3, whose amino-acid sequence MMPLLHAVIVSFPAQGHINPLMNFAELLAIRGFFITFVTTEWMDQRLLKAASKDAATRDREVQERGFKFRFLSISDGLPPEHGRTTQLEVAKSLGVPRVVFWTCGTANSIVQANANFLLSQGHIPVKEEDLNSKEKFITCLPGKLPPIRPTDIVSFFREKHISEIIYSVYLYESRIQNIADYVLVNTFEELEGGEEAQMGLSVNGCPALAIGPVFLPNFLQGRNSMHSMWEEDKTCFQWLDAQQQGSVLYVSFGSIAIKSERQLHELALGLEACGYPFLWVLRSDIAEGKSVDLPEGFKDRTKDRALIVSWTNQLKVLSHPSLGGFLMHCGWNSTLEAISMGVPLIGWPYFADQFIDCRFVKDIWKFGLDFEGVDVDEFKLVTKEVVESTIRNLMEGCLAKELKENVVRLKKVASKAVMEGGTSYTNLNTFIEDMQKIAKSNV is encoded by the exons ATGATGCCTCTTTTGCACGCAGTAATCGTGTCATTCCCTGCACAAGGCCATATCAATCCGCTGATGAATTTTGCGGAGCTGCTGGCCATACGAGGCTTTTTCATAACGTTTGTTACTACTGAATGGATGGACCAGCGCCTTTTAAAAGCAGCTTCTAAAGATGCAGCTACACGTGACCGAGAGGTTCAAGAAAGGGGCTTCAAATTTAGATTTCTGTCTATCTCAGATGGCTTACCGCCCGAGCATGGTCGAACTACCCAGCTTG AGGTAGCTAAAAGTCTAGGGGTGCCAAGGGTTGTCTTCTGGACTTGTGGTACTGCTAATTCCATTGTTCAGGCAAACGCTAACTTTCTACTTTCTCAGGGCCATATCCCTGTCAAAG AGGAGGACTTAAACTCTAAAGAGAAATTCATCACATGCCTTCCCGGAAAACTCCCACCGATCAGGCCAACTGACATCGTCTCCTTCTTCCGGGAAAAACATATCTCAGAAATAATTTACAGTGTCTATCTCTACGAATCCCGCATCCAAAACATAGCAGACTACGTGCTAGTCAACACATTCGAGGAGTTGGAAGGAGGCGAAGAAGCACAAATGGGGCTCAGCGTAAATGGATGCCCAGCTCTGGCAATTGGCCCTGTCTTTCTTCCTAATTTCCTACAAGGTAGGAATTCCATGCACAGCATGTGGGAAGAGGATAAAACATGCTTTCAATGGCTAGACGCTCAACAGCAGGGGTCTGTGTTATATGTTTCCTTTGGAAGCATTGCTATAAAATCTGAAAGGCAATTGCATGAGCTGGCTCTGGGACTAGAGGCTTGTGGGTACCCGTTCCTATGGGTCCTGAGATCAGATATAGCAGAAGGCAAGTCTGTTGATTTACCTGAGGGCTTCAAGGATCGAACCAAGGATCGAGCTCTTATCGTTAGTTGGACGAATCAGTTGAAG GTACTTTCTCACCCTTCTCTTGGAGGATTCCTTATGCACTGTGGGTGGAACTCTACTTTAGAGGCAATTTCTATGGGAGTTCCTCTTATTGGATGGCCTTATTTTGCTGATCAATTTATTGATTGTCGATTTGTAAAAGACATTTGGAAATTTGGTTTAGATTTTGAAGGTGTCGATGTAGATGAATTCAAATTAGTGACAAAAGAGGTGGTAGAGAGCACAATAAGAAATCTAATGGAAGGTTGTCTTGCAAAGGAATTGAAAGAAAATGTTGTAAGGTTGAAAAAGGTAGCAAGTAAAGCAGTGATGGAAGGAGGGACTTCTTATACAAACCTGAACACTTTTATAGAAGATATGCAAAAGATAGCAAAATCAAATGTGTGA
- the LOC131050282 gene encoding UDP-glycosyltransferase 85A1 isoform X1, with product MMPLLHAVIVSFPAQGHINPLMNFAELLAIRGFFITFVTTEWMDQRLLKAASKDAATRDREVQERGFKFRFLSISDGLPPEHGRTTQLGELFLALQALGPAIESLLTTADKSVPPITCIVSDSFVSCTAEVAKSLGVPRVVFWTCGTANSIVQANANFLLSQGHIPVKEEDLNSKEKFITCLPGKLPPIRPTDIVSFFREKHISEIIYSVYLYESRIQNIADYVLVNTFEELEGGEEAQMGLSVNGCPALAIGPVFLPNFLQGRNSMHSMWEEDKTCFQWLDAQQQGSVLYVSFGSIAIKSERQLHELALGLEACGYPFLWVLRSDIAEGKSVDLPEGFKDRTKDRALIVSWTNQLKVLSHPSLGGFLMHCGWNSTLEAISMGVPLIGWPYFADQFIDCRFVKDIWKFGLDFEGVDVDEFKLVTKEVVESTIRNLMEGCLAKELKENVVRLKKVASKAVMEGGTSYTNLNTFIEDMQKIAKSNV from the exons ATGATGCCTCTTTTGCACGCAGTAATCGTGTCATTCCCTGCACAAGGCCATATCAATCCGCTGATGAATTTTGCGGAGCTGCTGGCCATACGAGGCTTTTTCATAACGTTTGTTACTACTGAATGGATGGACCAGCGCCTTTTAAAAGCAGCTTCTAAAGATGCAGCTACACGTGACCGAGAGGTTCAAGAAAGGGGCTTCAAATTTAGATTTCTGTCTATCTCAGATGGCTTACCGCCCGAGCATGGTCGAACTACCCAGCTTGGTGAGCTTTTTCTTGCACTGCAAGCTTTGGGCCCTGCTATTGAAAGTCTGTTAACTACAGCAGATAAGTCTGTCCCGCCAATCACCTGTATTGTTTCTGATAGCTTCGTCTCTTGCACAGCAGAGGTAGCTAAAAGTCTAGGGGTGCCAAGGGTTGTCTTCTGGACTTGTGGTACTGCTAATTCCATTGTTCAGGCAAACGCTAACTTTCTACTTTCTCAGGGCCATATCCCTGTCAAAG AGGAGGACTTAAACTCTAAAGAGAAATTCATCACATGCCTTCCCGGAAAACTCCCACCGATCAGGCCAACTGACATCGTCTCCTTCTTCCGGGAAAAACATATCTCAGAAATAATTTACAGTGTCTATCTCTACGAATCCCGCATCCAAAACATAGCAGACTACGTGCTAGTCAACACATTCGAGGAGTTGGAAGGAGGCGAAGAAGCACAAATGGGGCTCAGCGTAAATGGATGCCCAGCTCTGGCAATTGGCCCTGTCTTTCTTCCTAATTTCCTACAAGGTAGGAATTCCATGCACAGCATGTGGGAAGAGGATAAAACATGCTTTCAATGGCTAGACGCTCAACAGCAGGGGTCTGTGTTATATGTTTCCTTTGGAAGCATTGCTATAAAATCTGAAAGGCAATTGCATGAGCTGGCTCTGGGACTAGAGGCTTGTGGGTACCCGTTCCTATGGGTCCTGAGATCAGATATAGCAGAAGGCAAGTCTGTTGATTTACCTGAGGGCTTCAAGGATCGAACCAAGGATCGAGCTCTTATCGTTAGTTGGACGAATCAGTTGAAG GTACTTTCTCACCCTTCTCTTGGAGGATTCCTTATGCACTGTGGGTGGAACTCTACTTTAGAGGCAATTTCTATGGGAGTTCCTCTTATTGGATGGCCTTATTTTGCTGATCAATTTATTGATTGTCGATTTGTAAAAGACATTTGGAAATTTGGTTTAGATTTTGAAGGTGTCGATGTAGATGAATTCAAATTAGTGACAAAAGAGGTGGTAGAGAGCACAATAAGAAATCTAATGGAAGGTTGTCTTGCAAAGGAATTGAAAGAAAATGTTGTAAGGTTGAAAAAGGTAGCAAGTAAAGCAGTGATGGAAGGAGGGACTTCTTATACAAACCTGAACACTTTTATAGAAGATATGCAAAAGATAGCAAAATCAAATGTGTGA
- the LOC131050282 gene encoding UDP-glycosyltransferase 85A1 isoform X2, producing MMPLLHAVIVSFPAQGHINPLMNFAELLAIRGFFITFVTTEWMDQRLLKAASKDAATRDREVQERGFKFRFLSISDGLPPEHGRTTQLAEVAKSLGVPRVVFWTCGTANSIVQANANFLLSQGHIPVKEEDLNSKEKFITCLPGKLPPIRPTDIVSFFREKHISEIIYSVYLYESRIQNIADYVLVNTFEELEGGEEAQMGLSVNGCPALAIGPVFLPNFLQGRNSMHSMWEEDKTCFQWLDAQQQGSVLYVSFGSIAIKSERQLHELALGLEACGYPFLWVLRSDIAEGKSVDLPEGFKDRTKDRALIVSWTNQLKVLSHPSLGGFLMHCGWNSTLEAISMGVPLIGWPYFADQFIDCRFVKDIWKFGLDFEGVDVDEFKLVTKEVVESTIRNLMEGCLAKELKENVVRLKKVASKAVMEGGTSYTNLNTFIEDMQKIAKSNV from the exons ATGATGCCTCTTTTGCACGCAGTAATCGTGTCATTCCCTGCACAAGGCCATATCAATCCGCTGATGAATTTTGCGGAGCTGCTGGCCATACGAGGCTTTTTCATAACGTTTGTTACTACTGAATGGATGGACCAGCGCCTTTTAAAAGCAGCTTCTAAAGATGCAGCTACACGTGACCGAGAGGTTCAAGAAAGGGGCTTCAAATTTAGATTTCTGTCTATCTCAGATGGCTTACCGCCCGAGCATGGTCGAACTACCCAGCTTG CAGAGGTAGCTAAAAGTCTAGGGGTGCCAAGGGTTGTCTTCTGGACTTGTGGTACTGCTAATTCCATTGTTCAGGCAAACGCTAACTTTCTACTTTCTCAGGGCCATATCCCTGTCAAAG AGGAGGACTTAAACTCTAAAGAGAAATTCATCACATGCCTTCCCGGAAAACTCCCACCGATCAGGCCAACTGACATCGTCTCCTTCTTCCGGGAAAAACATATCTCAGAAATAATTTACAGTGTCTATCTCTACGAATCCCGCATCCAAAACATAGCAGACTACGTGCTAGTCAACACATTCGAGGAGTTGGAAGGAGGCGAAGAAGCACAAATGGGGCTCAGCGTAAATGGATGCCCAGCTCTGGCAATTGGCCCTGTCTTTCTTCCTAATTTCCTACAAGGTAGGAATTCCATGCACAGCATGTGGGAAGAGGATAAAACATGCTTTCAATGGCTAGACGCTCAACAGCAGGGGTCTGTGTTATATGTTTCCTTTGGAAGCATTGCTATAAAATCTGAAAGGCAATTGCATGAGCTGGCTCTGGGACTAGAGGCTTGTGGGTACCCGTTCCTATGGGTCCTGAGATCAGATATAGCAGAAGGCAAGTCTGTTGATTTACCTGAGGGCTTCAAGGATCGAACCAAGGATCGAGCTCTTATCGTTAGTTGGACGAATCAGTTGAAG GTACTTTCTCACCCTTCTCTTGGAGGATTCCTTATGCACTGTGGGTGGAACTCTACTTTAGAGGCAATTTCTATGGGAGTTCCTCTTATTGGATGGCCTTATTTTGCTGATCAATTTATTGATTGTCGATTTGTAAAAGACATTTGGAAATTTGGTTTAGATTTTGAAGGTGTCGATGTAGATGAATTCAAATTAGTGACAAAAGAGGTGGTAGAGAGCACAATAAGAAATCTAATGGAAGGTTGTCTTGCAAAGGAATTGAAAGAAAATGTTGTAAGGTTGAAAAAGGTAGCAAGTAAAGCAGTGATGGAAGGAGGGACTTCTTATACAAACCTGAACACTTTTATAGAAGATATGCAAAAGATAGCAAAATCAAATGTGTGA